A window of the Planctomycetota bacterium genome harbors these coding sequences:
- a CDS encoding type III pantothenate kinase, which translates to MNNPNRTNGPNGLTVLTISLGNTNCHIAVFKDNKMVGRGIISTKDAGKISRNKHLKALSRAKIDRALMVSTNPKAEKYLAQWVKKSFGLKLLKAGRDFKVPMPVRVKEPGKVGLDRLLNAFAAYQKKKKLTLVIDFGTAVTFDVVSARGEFLGGAIAAGLATMARALHNDCALLPLIKPKRAKKAIGKNTEEAMNSGIYLGWMGMTKYLVERITVELGKKPYVIATGGDAALIKGAFKGIDEIMPDLTLEGLVLAYCAGNHKK; encoded by the coding sequence ATGAACAACCCTAACAGAACTAACGGTCCTAACGGCCTAACAGTCTTAACCATCAGTCTCGGCAACACCAACTGCCATATCGCGGTATTTAAAGACAATAAAATGGTCGGCAGGGGAATTATTTCTACCAAGGATGCCGGTAAGATATCACGCAACAAGCATCTTAAAGCTTTGTCCCGCGCGAAGATTGACCGGGCTTTGATGGTCTCCACTAACCCAAAGGCGGAAAAGTATCTGGCGCAATGGGTGAAGAAGTCATTCGGCCTGAAACTCCTGAAGGCAGGCAGGGATTTTAAGGTGCCCATGCCGGTTCGGGTAAAAGAGCCGGGGAAAGTTGGTTTAGATAGATTACTCAACGCCTTTGCGGCGTATCAGAAGAAAAAGAAGCTCACATTGGTAATAGATTTCGGGACAGCCGTGACATTTGATGTCGTTTCCGCCAGGGGAGAGTTCCTGGGAGGAGCGATAGCGGCGGGGCTGGCGACTATGGCGCGCGCGTTGCACAATGATTGCGCGCTTCTCCCGTTGATTAAGCCGAAGAGGGCGAAAAAGGCTATCGGGAAGAATACCGAAGAAGCCATGAATTCAGGAATTTATTTGGGGTGGATGGGCATGACGAAATATCTGGTGGAAAGAATTACCGTGGAGTTGGGAAAGAAACCTTATGTTATCGCCACGGGCGGTGATGCCGCACTTATCAAGGGTGCTTTTAAGGGGATAGATGAAATCATGCCCGATTTAACGCTTGAAGGGCTGGTTTTGGCTTACTGCGCAGGGAATCATAAAAAATAG
- a CDS encoding four helix bundle protein, whose product MKITSFEDLECWKQARLVVKNVYAIAKRDRFSSDYRLRDQITGAAISIMTNIAEGFASQSNREFIRFLTYSRRSASEVQSCLYVALDQKYITDKEFNQIYDECVKGRQLIDGFLRYLRKYQKAEKS is encoded by the coding sequence ATGAAAATAACCAGTTTTGAAGATTTAGAGTGCTGGAAACAGGCAAGGCTTGTTGTGAAAAATGTTTATGCTATAGCCAAGAGAGATAGGTTTTCTTCTGATTACAGGTTGCGCGACCAGATTACCGGCGCCGCAATTTCAATCATGACCAATATCGCCGAAGGTTTTGCCAGCCAGTCAAACAGGGAGTTTATCCGTTTCCTTACTTATTCAAGGCGTTCGGCTTCGGAAGTCCAGAGTTGTTTATACGTTGCCTTAGACCAGAAATATATAACCGATAAAGAATTTAACCAGATATATGATGAATGTGTTAAAGGCAGGCAATTAATAGACGGATTTTTAAGATATCTAAGAAAATACCAAAAAGCAGAAAAATCTTAA